In Niveispirillum cyanobacteriorum, the following proteins share a genomic window:
- a CDS encoding GIN domain-containing protein has protein sequence MDGALSSTPPSSLSNRPRLTPGVPAGGIAAILVAMGVIGWGLAAGDIDGPQERHGSHFEIPEPPEPPEPPEPPEPPEPPEPPDVRVNVDVNPQMVERAVREAMRGVDVDAARMQGLREAQAGLAEAQRELAAAREQLQREGKDVPAIAEGALRVAELGVAAAAGAAKGAQAQTQQGEGSIMQSFDAPKGVQLVNIGGDITIERSSRADKVRVEIDNGASNMDLDVKDGVLTVRGRNDPHIGRTDMRLTIPSDTDLTVAGLAGDLSIGGRSDAKLSVQLLRGDVSAERVGALSVDILESGSVSVERVEGPLNFRVQGAGELSVERAETAKLDVNGHANVSLGRVENGLAISIAGHSEMDIGRVNGPVRVDFPGAGRVSIGEGEAELEARVTGAGSLEFNGTAINPMVVASGAGNVRIAKHEGKANVRNTGVGNTYVGD, from the coding sequence ATGGATGGCGCCCTTTCCAGCACCCCGCCCAGCAGCCTTTCCAACCGCCCGCGCCTGACCCCCGGCGTGCCTGCCGGTGGCATCGCTGCCATCCTGGTGGCGATGGGCGTCATCGGCTGGGGCCTGGCCGCCGGCGACATTGACGGCCCGCAGGAGCGCCATGGGTCGCATTTCGAGATCCCCGAACCGCCGGAACCCCCGGAGCCACCCGAACCCCCAGAGCCGCCGGAACCGCCCGAGCCGCCGGATGTGCGCGTGAATGTCGATGTGAACCCGCAGATGGTGGAACGCGCCGTGCGCGAGGCCATGCGCGGCGTCGACGTCGATGCCGCCCGGATGCAGGGACTGCGGGAGGCGCAGGCCGGCCTGGCCGAGGCCCAGCGGGAGCTGGCCGCCGCGCGTGAACAGTTGCAGCGTGAAGGCAAGGATGTACCCGCCATCGCCGAGGGTGCCCTGCGCGTGGCAGAGCTGGGTGTGGCCGCCGCCGCCGGTGCCGCCAAGGGTGCCCAGGCCCAAACCCAGCAGGGCGAAGGCAGCATCATGCAGTCCTTCGATGCGCCCAAGGGCGTGCAACTGGTCAATATCGGTGGTGACATCACCATCGAACGGTCAAGCCGCGCCGACAAGGTGCGGGTAGAGATCGATAACGGCGCCAGCAATATGGACCTGGACGTCAAGGATGGCGTGCTGACGGTCAGGGGCCGCAATGATCCCCATATCGGTCGCACCGACATGCGCCTCACCATCCCGTCCGATACCGACCTGACGGTGGCGGGTCTGGCCGGTGACCTGTCCATCGGTGGCCGGTCGGATGCCAAGCTGTCGGTGCAGTTGCTGCGCGGTGACGTTTCGGCAGAACGGGTGGGTGCCTTGTCGGTCGATATCCTGGAATCGGGTTCCGTATCCGTCGAACGGGTCGAGGGGCCGCTGAATTTCCGGGTGCAGGGGGCAGGCGAACTGTCGGTGGAGCGGGCCGAAACGGCCAAGCTGGACGTGAATGGCCATGCCAATGTCTCGCTGGGGCGCGTGGAGAACGGGCTCGCCATCTCCATCGCCGGCCATTCGGAAATGGATATCGGTCGTGTTAACGGCCCCGTCCGCGTCGATTTCCCTGGTGCGGGTCGCGTCAGCATCGGCGAGGGTGAGGCGGAGCTGGAGGCACGGGTGACGGGTGCCGGCTCGCTGGAGT
- a CDS encoding ABC transporter permease, whose product MTMEQTRGPAGAFNPLIRRQVPGFHWVAFLTLCRRELRRMVKMAAAFLIAPALMAGIYFVCFLFGLGPQRGTPEGDAVLSYLVPGLIMLSILLRSAENGGFMLLYSKIEGHIIDELMAPIGAREAIPAYLLAGVVAGMGSGIVVWIASLFFWPLPVANPLAALGFALAGSLFMALCGLLCGMASTKWDHISAYFTFLFTPLSFLSGLFAPVESMPETLATIVRLNPIFHAMEGFRHGILGGAMPWGSALFLLVAIVLLYALAARLYSAGWRMKS is encoded by the coding sequence ATGACCATGGAACAGACGCGCGGCCCCGCCGGCGCCTTCAATCCCTTGATCCGCCGGCAGGTGCCGGGTTTCCACTGGGTGGCGTTCCTGACGCTGTGCCGGCGCGAGCTTCGGCGTATGGTGAAGATGGCGGCGGCCTTCCTGATTGCACCCGCCCTGATGGCGGGCATCTATTTCGTCTGTTTCCTGTTCGGGCTGGGGCCGCAGCGGGGCACGCCGGAAGGTGATGCGGTGCTGTCCTATCTGGTGCCGGGCCTGATCATGCTGTCGATCCTGCTGCGCTCGGCGGAGAATGGCGGCTTCATGCTGCTCTACAGCAAGATCGAGGGGCATATCATCGACGAGCTGATGGCGCCCATCGGCGCGCGTGAAGCCATCCCCGCCTATCTTCTGGCCGGCGTTGTGGCCGGCATGGGTAGCGGCATCGTGGTCTGGATCGCGTCGCTGTTCTTCTGGCCGCTGCCGGTGGCCAACCCACTGGCGGCGCTGGGCTTTGCGCTGGCCGGATCGCTGTTCATGGCGCTGTGCGGTCTGCTCTGCGGTATGGCCAGCACCAAGTGGGACCATATCTCTGCCTATTTCACGTTTCTGTTCACGCCGCTCTCCTTCCTGTCGGGCCTGTTCGCGCCCGTCGAGTCGATGCCGGAAACGCTGGCCACCATCGTGCGGCTGAACCCGATCTTCCATGCGATGGAGGGGTTCCGCCACGGTATCCTGGGCGGGGCTATGCCCTGGGGATCGGCGCTGTTCCTGTTGGTGGCCATCGTCCTGCTCTATGCGCTGGCCGCACGGCTTTATTCGGCGGGATGGCGGATGAAGAGTTAA
- a CDS encoding ABC transporter permease, whose protein sequence is MSQPTLPMPRAVGAVNWIGLATLIRKEVHRFLKVWVQTIAAPVVTTLLFYAVFALALGGVVRMVGDVPFLLFLAPGLIMMAIAQNAFANSSSSVLVAKVQGNIVDVLMPPISALELTAAYVIGGVVRGAIVGLVTALAIALFIPLQLHSIGFILFHGVAAASLLALLGLIGGIWADKFDHMAVVTNFIVTPLSFLSGTFYSIDSVPPAFRFIAHLNPFFYFIDGFRYGFIGQTDGTLVTGILVMLGINLILGFVAWRMINKGYKLKA, encoded by the coding sequence ATGTCGCAACCGACCCTCCCCATGCCCCGCGCCGTTGGCGCCGTCAACTGGATCGGGCTTGCCACCCTGATCCGTAAGGAAGTGCACCGGTTCCTGAAGGTCTGGGTCCAGACCATCGCGGCCCCCGTCGTCACCACGCTGCTGTTCTACGCCGTCTTCGCGCTGGCGCTGGGCGGGGTGGTGCGGATGGTGGGGGATGTGCCCTTCCTCCTGTTCCTGGCGCCCGGCCTGATCATGATGGCCATCGCCCAGAACGCCTTTGCCAATTCCTCCTCCTCCGTCCTGGTGGCCAAGGTGCAGGGCAATATCGTCGATGTGCTGATGCCGCCCATTTCCGCGCTGGAACTGACGGCCGCCTATGTCATTGGCGGGGTGGTGCGCGGGGCCATTGTCGGGCTGGTCACGGCGCTGGCCATCGCCTTGTTCATCCCGTTGCAACTGCATTCCATCGGTTTCATCCTGTTCCACGGGGTGGCGGCGGCCTCGCTTCTGGCGCTGCTGGGCCTGATCGGCGGCATCTGGGCCGATAAGTTCGACCATATGGCCGTCGTCACGAACTTCATCGTGACCCCGCTTTCCTTCCTGTCGGGCACTTTCTATTCCATCGACAGCGTGCCGCCCGCCTTCCGCTTCATCGCGCATCTGAATCCGTTCTTCTATTTCATCGACGGTTTCCGTTATGGCTTCATCGGCCAGACGGACGGGACCCTGGTGACGGGCATCCTGGTGATGCTGGGCATCAATCTGATCCTTGGCTTTGTGGCCTGGCGGATGATCAACAAGGGTTACAAGCTGAAGGCTTGA
- a CDS encoding regulatory protein RecX, with product MTDDTGRAGNGRKVAKRVTPAYLDRAALHYLERFASSSANLRRLLLRRVDASARAHGTDPQEGREWVDALIARYLRSGLLNDGLYAEMKASGLQRRGGSTRVIRQKLMAKGLDGDQVEKALGSLEGAEEGEAEWNAALAYARRRRLGGFRPDRGLSEDEARTRRDKDIAAMARAGFDLETARRVIDKEGEE from the coding sequence GTGACGGACGACACGGGGCGGGCGGGAAACGGGCGCAAGGTGGCAAAGCGGGTTACGCCTGCCTATCTGGACCGGGCCGCCCTGCATTATCTGGAGCGGTTCGCCAGTTCGTCGGCCAATCTGCGCCGGCTGCTGCTGCGCCGCGTCGATGCCTCGGCCAGGGCGCACGGCACCGACCCGCAGGAGGGGCGGGAATGGGTCGACGCGCTGATCGCGCGCTATCTCCGCTCCGGCCTTTTGAATGACGGGCTTTACGCGGAAATGAAGGCGTCGGGCCTGCAACGGCGCGGCGGGTCTACGCGGGTCATCCGCCAGAAGCTGATGGCCAAGGGTCTGGATGGGGATCAGGTCGAAAAGGCGCTGGGCAGCCTGGAAGGGGCCGAGGAAGGGGAGGCGGAATGGAACGCGGCGCTGGCCTATGCCCGCCGCCGCCGGCTGGGCGGCTTCCGGCCCGACCGGGGCCTGTCGGAGGACGAGGCGCGGACGCGGCGCGATAAGGATATCGCCGCCATGGCGCGGGCCGGGTTCGACCTGGAAACCGCGCGGCGGGTGATCGACAAGGAGGGGGAGGAATAG
- a CDS encoding DUF1476 domain-containing protein, which produces MTTFDEREQAFENKFKHDEELLFRINARRAKLAGLWAAGLLGLTGDDAAAYAKQIVTVDFEEPGHKDIVRRILTDFQAKGVDVSEHRIEKELETLLETARQQIQSE; this is translated from the coding sequence ATGACGACGTTCGACGAACGCGAACAGGCCTTCGAAAACAAGTTCAAGCATGACGAAGAACTGCTGTTCCGCATCAACGCCCGCCGCGCCAAGCTGGCAGGCCTGTGGGCCGCCGGCCTGCTGGGTCTGACCGGCGACGATGCGGCCGCCTATGCCAAGCAGATCGTCACCGTCGATTTCGAGGAGCCGGGCCACAAGGACATTGTCCGCCGCATCCTGACCGATTTCCAGGCCAAGGGCGTGGATGTGTCCGAGCACCGCATCGAAAAGGAACTGGAGACGCTTCTGGAGACGGCGCGTCAGCAGATCCAGAGCGAGTAG
- a CDS encoding NRDE family protein: MCTVVILRRPGHDWPLLLAGNRDEMKGRPWKPPARHWPDRPEVMAGIDESAGGSWLGVNDHGVVATVLNREGTLGPMAGKRSRGELVLDALDHADAASAADALAHLDGRAYRPFNLVVADNRDAFCLSLTGESRRVRVETVPVGLSMVAASDLNDPDHPRLRFFRPLFQAAPAPDPALDDWSGWTPLLRSRIWDGDAGPRGAMCIVTPSGFETGSSALVALPSIERLGTKPRFLFAPGRPDQVAFAPVAL; this comes from the coding sequence ATGTGCACCGTTGTGATCCTGCGCCGTCCCGGCCATGACTGGCCGCTGCTGCTGGCCGGCAACCGGGATGAGATGAAGGGGCGGCCCTGGAAGCCGCCGGCCCGCCACTGGCCCGACCGGCCCGAGGTGATGGCCGGCATCGATGAGTCGGCGGGCGGGTCCTGGCTGGGTGTGAACGACCATGGCGTCGTGGCGACTGTCCTGAACCGCGAGGGTACGCTGGGGCCGATGGCTGGCAAACGCTCACGCGGCGAACTGGTGCTGGATGCCCTGGACCATGCTGATGCCGCCAGTGCCGCCGACGCCCTGGCCCACCTGGATGGCCGCGCCTACCGGCCCTTCAACCTTGTGGTGGCCGACAACCGCGATGCGTTCTGCCTGTCCCTGACCGGGGAAAGCCGGCGGGTGCGGGTGGAAACGGTCCCTGTGGGCCTGTCCATGGTCGCGGCGTCTGACCTGAACGACCCGGACCATCCTCGCCTGCGCTTCTTCCGACCGCTGTTCCAGGCGGCCCCCGCGCCTGATCCGGCGTTGGACGATTGGTCGGGCTGGACGCCACTGCTCCGCAGTCGCATCTGGGACGGGGATGCAGGGCCACGCGGGGCCATGTGCATCGTGACGCCCAGCGGATTCGAGACGGGCAGTTCCGCCCTGGTCGCCCTGCCTTCTATCGAAAGGCTGGGCACCAAGCCCCGCTTCCTGTTCGCACCCGGACGGCCCGATCAGGTGGCGTTCGCGCCTGTCGCCCTCTGA
- the purC gene encoding phosphoribosylaminoimidazolesuccinocarboxamide synthase, which translates to MTRRRRIYEGKAKILYEGPEPGTLVQYFKDDATAFNAQKKGTITGKGVLNNRISEYLMTKLGEIGIPNHFVRRLNMREQLVREVEIIPIEVVVRNIAAGSLTKRFGIPEGTPLPRSIVEYYFKNDELGDPMVSEEHITAFGWAAPQDLDDMLSLALRINDYLNGLFLGIGLKLVDFKVEFGRLYENEEMRIILADEISPDNCRLWDAKTNEKLDKDRFRQDLGNVAEAYQEVARRLGILPEAGPGDHTAPKLVQ; encoded by the coding sequence ATGACGCGACGCCGGCGCATCTACGAAGGCAAGGCCAAGATTCTGTATGAAGGCCCTGAGCCTGGCACCCTGGTCCAGTACTTCAAGGACGACGCGACCGCCTTCAATGCCCAGAAGAAGGGCACGATTACGGGCAAGGGCGTCCTGAACAACCGCATCAGTGAATATCTGATGACGAAGCTGGGCGAGATTGGCATCCCCAACCATTTCGTGCGCCGCCTGAACATGCGTGAGCAACTGGTGCGTGAAGTGGAGATCATCCCCATTGAGGTGGTGGTCCGCAATATCGCTGCCGGTTCTCTGACCAAGCGTTTCGGTATCCCGGAAGGCACGCCGCTGCCCCGCTCCATCGTCGAATATTATTTCAAGAACGACGAGCTGGGCGACCCGATGGTCTCCGAAGAGCATATCACGGCCTTTGGCTGGGCGGCTCCGCAGGACCTGGACGACATGCTTTCGCTGGCCCTGCGCATCAACGACTATCTGAATGGTCTGTTCCTGGGCATCGGCCTGAAGCTGGTGGACTTCAAGGTGGAGTTCGGCCGGCTTTATGAAAATGAAGAGATGCGCATCATCCTGGCCGACGAGATCAGCCCGGACAATTGCCGTCTGTGGGACGCCAAGACCAACGAGAAGCTGGACAAGGACCGTTTCCGTCAGGACCTGGGCAATGTTGCCGAGGCCTATCAGGAAGTGGCCCGCCGCCTGGGCATCCTGCCCGAGGCCGGCCCCGGCGACCATACCGCACCCAAGCTGGTGCAGTAA
- the purS gene encoding phosphoribosylformylglycinamidine synthase subunit PurS, which yields MKAKVVVTLKNGVLDPQGKAIGHALTNLGFDGVGEVRQGKLIELEVAETDPAKAKAQIEEMCRKLLANTVIENYSIELVA from the coding sequence ATGAAGGCCAAGGTCGTTGTGACGCTGAAGAACGGCGTGCTGGACCCGCAGGGTAAGGCCATCGGCCATGCCCTGACCAATCTGGGTTTCGATGGCGTCGGCGAAGTCCGTCAGGGCAAGCTGATCGAGCTGGAGGTCGCTGAGACCGACCCGGCCAAGGCCAAGGCCCAGATCGAGGAAATGTGCCGCAAGCTGCTGGCCAACACCGTCATCGAGAATTACTCGATCGAACTGGTGGCCTGA
- a CDS encoding helix-turn-helix domain-containing protein gives MEQDIDTRLAARLAQLRRDAGWSLDDLAARSGVPKATLSRLERGETSPTASLLGKLCAAHGRPMSRLLAEVEAEPALLIRAADQPVWTDPTNGFVRRSLSPPASGLETEMIHGTLPPGTIIDYDAPPMPGLEQHIWLLEGRLEYRLDGVAHVLEPGDVLRFRLYGASRFHALGDAPSRYIIAITRP, from the coding sequence ATGGAACAAGATATTGACACACGCCTGGCCGCGCGTCTGGCGCAACTGCGCCGTGATGCCGGCTGGTCACTCGACGATCTGGCGGCGCGCAGCGGCGTGCCCAAGGCCACCCTGTCCCGGCTGGAACGGGGGGAGACCAGCCCCACGGCCAGCCTGCTGGGCAAGCTCTGCGCCGCCCATGGCCGCCCCATGTCCCGCCTTCTGGCAGAGGTGGAGGCCGAACCCGCCCTGCTGATCCGAGCGGCGGACCAGCCCGTCTGGACCGATCCCACCAACGGCTTCGTACGCCGGTCCCTGTCGCCGCCCGCATCGGGGCTGGAGACGGAGATGATCCACGGCACCCTGCCGCCCGGTACCATCATCGATTATGACGCCCCGCCCATGCCGGGCCTGGAACAGCATATCTGGCTGCTGGAAGGCCGGCTGGAATACCGGCTGGACGGCGTGGCGCATGTGCTGGAACCGGGCGATGTCCTGCGCTTCCGGCTTTACGGCGCCTCGCGCTTCCACGCACTGGGCGACGCGCCCAGCCGCTACATCATCGCCATCACCCGACCCTGA
- a CDS encoding GNAT family N-acetyltransferase, whose product MRYDIVTAGPEDFAAAVPDLAHVLAACVANGAAVGFIPPLDLDAAAAFWHGQEGAVRTGEKHILLAVTETGRIIGTVTLALAPQVNGTHRAEIAKMLVHPDARRQGVAASLLKRAEQVARSKGRRLLVLDTREGDDAERLYARLGWQSCGTIPDYALNGDGTSHTTHVMYRQLPPPPAGLMIEHSHPDSPDAVPLIDALSADLAARFGSDGRGGLAGWDAVADRSLFALARLDGVAVGCGAVRPFDGEVAEIKRMYAVPGSAGVGAAVLSFLEEGARRLGYRRLLLETRWANDRAVSFYRRHGYRLVPNYGTYQGRAESACFGKIL is encoded by the coding sequence ATGCGTTACGACATTGTCACGGCTGGCCCGGAGGATTTCGCGGCGGCAGTACCGGATCTTGCCCATGTCCTGGCGGCTTGCGTCGCCAATGGGGCCGCCGTCGGCTTCATCCCGCCCCTGGACCTGGACGCTGCCGCCGCCTTCTGGCACGGGCAGGAAGGGGCCGTGCGGACGGGGGAGAAGCATATTCTGCTGGCCGTGACAGAGACGGGCCGCATCATCGGCACGGTCACCCTGGCCTTGGCGCCACAGGTGAACGGCACCCACCGGGCGGAGATTGCCAAGATGCTGGTGCATCCCGATGCGCGGCGTCAGGGGGTGGCGGCCAGCCTGCTGAAACGCGCGGAGCAGGTGGCACGGTCCAAGGGCCGCCGGCTGCTGGTGCTGGATACGCGCGAAGGCGATGATGCCGAACGTCTTTATGCCCGCCTGGGCTGGCAAAGCTGCGGCACCATCCCGGATTATGCCCTGAATGGCGACGGCACCAGCCACACGACCCATGTCATGTACCGGCAATTGCCGCCGCCACCCGCCGGCCTGATGATTGAGCACAGCCACCCCGATTCCCCCGACGCGGTTCCCCTGATCGACGCCCTGTCCGCCGATCTGGCCGCCCGTTTCGGCAGCGACGGGCGCGGCGGACTGGCGGGATGGGACGCGGTGGCGGACCGGTCCCTGTTCGCCCTGGCACGTCTGGACGGTGTGGCCGTGGGCTGCGGCGCCGTGCGCCCCTTCGACGGGGAGGTGGCGGAAATCAAGCGCATGTATGCAGTGCCAGGCAGTGCAGGCGTCGGCGCGGCGGTTCTGTCCTTCCTGGAGGAAGGGGCGCGGCGGCTGGGCTATCGCCGGCTGCTGCTGGAAACCCGCTGGGCCAATGACCGGGCCGTCTCCTTCTACCGCCGCCATGGCTACCGGCTTGTGCCTAACTACGGAACCTATCAGGGACGGGCGGAATCCGCCTGCTTTGGCAAGATATTGTAG
- a CDS encoding SDR family NAD(P)-dependent oxidoreductase, with product MARLKDRVALITGAGNNIGRAVALAFAREGADLILQYEDDAQSNAVSELSREVERHGRRVLALRTDVTNADGAYGLVETAVTGLGRVDILVNNAGLRPAISFIDTTAEQFDMVMAANVRSAFMMTRMILPLMFAQNYGRIVTTVSDVAYHGAPGYTLYGAAAGALLGFTRSLVHDIGPRNVTANCVAPGAIDPKAGSAVAQAGVDALRRALPSQRLGSVDDVTPAYLFLASDDAHHMIGQCISPCGGAVML from the coding sequence ATGGCACGGCTGAAGGATCGCGTGGCCCTGATCACGGGTGCGGGCAACAATATCGGTCGGGCCGTGGCCCTGGCCTTTGCCCGCGAAGGGGCCGACCTGATCCTGCAATATGAGGATGACGCCCAGTCGAATGCCGTCAGCGAACTGTCGCGGGAGGTGGAACGCCACGGTCGCCGCGTGCTGGCGCTGCGCACCGACGTGACCAATGCCGACGGCGCCTATGGGCTGGTTGAAACTGCCGTCACGGGTCTGGGCCGCGTCGATATTCTGGTCAACAATGCCGGGCTGCGGCCCGCCATTTCCTTCATCGACACCACCGCCGAACAGTTCGACATGGTGATGGCGGCCAATGTGCGCTCGGCCTTCATGATGACGCGCATGATCCTGCCACTGATGTTTGCGCAGAATTACGGGCGCATCGTCACCACCGTGTCGGATGTCGCCTATCACGGCGCACCCGGCTACACGCTCTATGGTGCGGCCGCCGGTGCGCTGCTGGGCTTCACCCGCAGCCTGGTCCACGATATCGGCCCGCGCAACGTCACCGCCAATTGCGTGGCCCCCGGCGCCATCGATCCCAAGGCAGGGTCCGCCGTGGCCCAGGCCGGGGTGGATGCCCTGCGCCGCGCCCTGCCCAGCCAGCGCCTGGGCAGCGTCGACGATGTCACGCCCGCCTATCTCTTCCTGGCATCCGACGATGCCCACCACATGATCGGCCAGTGCATCAGCCCCTGCGGCGGGGCCGTGATGCTGTGA
- a CDS encoding TIGR02300 family protein: MAKAEWGIKRICPNCGGRYYDMKKDPPTCPSCGTVFDPEALLKSRRARPMPVEDAKKVVAPRDDEEALDTEVEEELDEAADIADDDVDVADELEADEVDDGVGEDEDVLLEDADELDDGDDMGEVVDVEGDEEV; encoded by the coding sequence GTGGCCAAGGCCGAGTGGGGTATCAAGCGCATCTGCCCGAATTGCGGCGGGCGTTATTATGACATGAAGAAGGACCCGCCGACCTGCCCGTCGTGCGGTACCGTGTTCGATCCCGAAGCGCTGCTGAAGTCGCGCCGCGCCCGTCCCATGCCGGTGGAGGACGCCAAGAAGGTGGTCGCCCCGCGTGACGATGAGGAAGCGTTGGATACGGAGGTCGAGGAGGAACTGGACGAGGCCGCCGATATCGCCGATGACGATGTCGATGTCGCCGACGAGCTGGAAGCCGACGAGGTCGATGACGGCGTGGGCGAGGACGAGGATGTCCTGCTGGAAGATGCCGACGAGCTGGATGACGGTGACGACATGGGCGAAGTGGTCGATGTCGAGGGTGATGAGGAGGTCTGA
- a CDS encoding calcium-binding protein — protein MSGSLRAGTPNDDTLLSQSPRDTLAGGAGDDIYDVLHYGTMVRELQDGGHDVVVAHIDYVLPDFVEDLVLDYATRGHQPNPASAGALIGIGNRMDNTIAGNALNNVIKGMVGNDTLLGNGGDDVLEGGDGNDLLSGGSGNDTLYGGTGNDDLAGGIGDDVIIGGAGDDRIFGNDGLDVVRYDGRLGFIGGDHAYIRDANGGITVSSVNGDGVDTLTGVELVVFGLDVLVNSLPTSGTARNGFDEKLYLSMNADVANAVRNGGIASGLEHFRQFGEREGRDPNALFDTDYYLANNNDVAAAVARGQTTAWSHYSNYGWKEGRDPSAYFNTRAYLETNDDVGASGMNPLLHFLHIGADQGRLAQLSNSTLDWIG, from the coding sequence ATGTCTGGTAGCTTGCGGGCGGGTACGCCCAACGATGATACGCTGCTTTCCCAGTCGCCGCGCGACACGCTGGCCGGCGGCGCCGGCGACGATATCTATGATGTCCTGCATTACGGCACCATGGTGCGGGAGCTGCAGGATGGTGGCCACGATGTCGTGGTCGCCCATATCGACTATGTCCTCCCCGACTTTGTGGAGGATTTGGTCCTGGACTATGCCACGCGCGGGCATCAGCCCAACCCGGCCAGCGCCGGCGCCCTGATCGGCATCGGCAACCGTATGGACAACACCATCGCGGGCAACGCCCTGAACAATGTTATCAAGGGCATGGTCGGTAACGATACGCTGCTGGGCAATGGCGGCGATGACGTCCTGGAGGGCGGCGACGGTAATGACCTGCTGTCCGGCGGGTCCGGCAATGACACGCTTTATGGCGGGACCGGGAATGATGATCTGGCCGGCGGCATCGGTGATGATGTCATCATCGGCGGGGCCGGCGATGATCGCATTTTTGGCAATGATGGTCTGGATGTGGTCCGCTATGACGGACGCCTGGGCTTTATCGGCGGCGACCATGCCTATATCCGCGATGCCAATGGCGGCATCACCGTCAGCAGCGTCAATGGCGACGGGGTCGACACCCTGACCGGTGTTGAACTGGTGGTGTTCGGTCTGGATGTGCTGGTCAATAGCCTTCCCACGTCCGGCACGGCCCGCAACGGCTTTGATGAGAAGCTGTACCTGTCGATGAATGCCGACGTGGCCAATGCCGTCCGCAATGGCGGCATCGCCAGCGGTCTGGAACATTTCCGCCAGTTCGGGGAACGCGAAGGGCGTGATCCCAACGCGCTGTTCGACACGGACTATTACCTTGCCAACAACAATGATGTGGCCGCCGCGGTTGCGCGCGGGCAGACCACGGCCTGGTCGCATTACAGCAATTATGGCTGGAAGGAAGGGCGCGACCCGTCGGCCTATTTCAACACCCGCGCCTATCTGGAGACCAATGACGATGTCGGAGCCAGCGGCATGAACCCGCTGCTGCATTTCCTGCATATCGGCGCCGACCAGGGGCGGCTGGCCCAGTTATCCAACAGCACGCTGGACTGGATCGGGTGA
- a CDS encoding trypsin-like serine peptidase codes for MRRLTTLILTLATLASPGLAQDMRAPGVAADDSRQIVDITGPPWNSIARVQTNIGGKCTGTVIGPRLVLTAAHCLYNPRTRRLLAAGSLHVLLGYERGDYKTHLTVDALHVPTAYDGTKPGESVRHDWALLRLSAPADVPVLAPASRAAASGDSVALAGFSQDRVHLLMADRDCAVTAQGKPAGPGGMLIFHSCSASRGTSGGPLLVRTDGQWRLGGVNVGITAQAGNLAIWPDGLDGAIKALSAP; via the coding sequence ATGCGCCGCCTGACGACCCTGATCCTGACCCTTGCCACCCTGGCGTCGCCGGGTCTGGCGCAGGATATGCGCGCGCCAGGCGTTGCCGCGGATGACAGCCGCCAGATTGTCGATATTACCGGCCCACCCTGGAACAGCATCGCGCGGGTACAGACCAATATCGGCGGCAAATGTACCGGCACCGTGATCGGCCCGCGTCTGGTGCTGACCGCCGCCCATTGCCTGTACAATCCCCGCACCCGCCGCCTGCTGGCAGCGGGCTCGCTACATGTGCTGCTGGGCTATGAGCGGGGGGACTACAAGACCCACCTGACGGTCGATGCCCTGCATGTCCCCACCGCCTATGACGGGACGAAGCCGGGGGAGAGCGTGCGCCATGACTGGGCATTGCTGCGCCTGTCGGCGCCGGCGGATGTCCCCGTCCTGGCCCCTGCCTCCCGCGCCGCCGCGTCGGGAGATAGCGTGGCCCTGGCCGGGTTCAGCCAGGATCGTGTGCATCTGCTGATGGCCGATCGCGACTGTGCGGTCACAGCACAGGGCAAACCGGCGGGACCGGGGGGAATGCTGATCTTCCATTCCTGTTCGGCCAGCCGGGGCACCAGCGGCGGGCCGCTGCTGGTCCGCACCGACGGGCAATGGCGCTTGGGCGGCGTGAATGTCGGCATTACCGCCCAGGCCGGCAATCTGGCCATCTGGCCCGATGGGCTGGACGGCGCCATCAAGGCGCTTTCCGCACCCTGA
- the fliN gene encoding flagellar motor switch protein FliN has product MADPMSGDDLDRSSILSVPVQVSVRLGRRRLRISQLLRMGAGDVVDLERVVGDPVDVYVNDRMVARGELVVVDGRLGLTIVELMPQATRGREPLGPGPGE; this is encoded by the coding sequence ATGGCCGACCCGATGTCCGGCGACGATCTCGACCGTTCCTCCATCCTGTCCGTGCCGGTGCAGGTGTCGGTCCGCCTGGGCCGACGCCGGTTGCGCATCAGCCAGCTTCTGCGCATGGGGGCGGGTGATGTGGTGGATCTGGAACGGGTCGTGGGCGATCCGGTCGATGTCTATGTCAATGACCGTATGGTGGCGAGGGGTGAGCTGGTGGTGGTTGATGGGCGTCTGGGCCTGACCATCGTGGAACTGATGCCCCAGGCCACCCGTGGGCGTGAACCGCTGGGCCCCGGCCCCGGTGAATGA